CGGGCGCGTCCACCGGGATGTTGGGCAAGCCCAGAGTATCGCCCGATTGCCCCGCCGCTTCCGGCCCCAGTTCCTCACCCATTGCAGCACCGGTCTCGGGTATCTCGCCCGGGCGGTCAATCTCAGCGGGCAGTTCTTCCGCTTCCAAGCTAGAAAAGTAATTATTCACCGCAATGCTGATTTTTTCCACCGTTTTGGGGCCTATGCCAGGAATCGCCTCTAGTTGCTCCGGAGTCATGTCCGCCAACGCTTCCACGGTCGTAATACCGGCAGCAATCAGCTTCTCCACGACCCCCTCACCCAATTCGGGCACTCGCTCCAGTGGCGTGGCAGCCGACCCAACTAGCGCCGTCATCTGCTGCTCCACTTCCTGGCGCTTTTCCTCTTCGCTCTTGATGTCGATCTTCCAACCCAAAAGTTTGGCCGCGAGGCGTACGTTCTGCCCCTTCTTTCCAATGGCCAGAGAGAGCTGGCTGTCATCCACTATCACTTCAAGGTGCTTGTCAGCGGCGTCAACCACGGTAACCCGGCTGACCTTCGCCGGTTGCAGCGCCTTCTCCGCGAATGAGACCGCGTCTTCCTGATACTCGATGATGTCAATCTTCTCGCCGCGCAGCTCACGAATAATGGACTGCACGCGCATGCCTTTCATGCCCACGCAAGCACCCACCGCGTCAACGTCCTTATCTTTCGACATGACGGCGATCTTGGTGCGCTCGCCAGCCTCGCGGGCAGTAGCGCGGATTACCACCGTGCCGTCATAGATTTCCGGAACTTCAGTCTGGAACAAATGCTGTACCAGTTCAGGCGCTGCTCGTGACACAACTACCTGAGGCCCCTTGGACGCCCGCTCTAAACGCGCAATCACTACACGAACGCGCTCGCCCACAGCGAACGATTCAAGCCGAGACTGTTCTTTGCGTGGCATGCGGGCCTCGGCCTTGCCGACATCGAAGATCACGTCCGGCCCTTCCACGCGCTTCACCGTAGCAGTGACGATTTCTCCGATACGATTGATGTATTCGTTGTAAACCGTATCG
This genomic stretch from Terriglobales bacterium harbors:
- the nusA gene encoding transcription termination factor NusA is translated as MASELFNTIDALSREKGIDPQIVISAVEDAMVIATRKSLKSQENMRAELDKDTGNIRVYAVKSVVESDEQIEDPNLQISVDEARKADAEVQPGGEVRFLRATHEMSHPSGLGRISAQLAKQVIFQKVREAERDTVYNEYINRIGEIVTATVKRVEGPDVIFDVGKAEARMPRKEQSRLESFAVGERVRVVIARLERASKGPQVVVSRAAPELVQHLFQTEVPEIYDGTVVIRATAREAGERTKIAVMSKDKDVDAVGACVGMKGMRVQSIIRELRGEKIDIIEYQEDAVSFAEKALQPAKVSRVTVVDAADKHLEVIVDDSQLSLAIGKKGQNVRLAAKLLGWKIDIKSEEEKRQEVEQQMTALVGSAATPLERVPELGEGVVEKLIAAGITTVEALADMTPEQLEAIPGIGPKTVEKISIAVNNYFSSLEAEELPAEIDRPGEIPETGAAMGEELGPEAAGQSGDTLGLPNIPVDAPESVEQLAEDGQAFEASAVEGVEDAPPADESEVTTHERPAGPEDKIIPPGEE